A stretch of Methanobrevibacter sp. YE315 DNA encodes these proteins:
- a CDS encoding aldo/keto reductase, which yields MTYKSKFGFGCMRLPKTDENDPTSIDQDLFDQMVDIYMEKGFNFFDTSYAYHNGMSEVAIRKAVVERYPRESFKICDKMPTWALTCEEDNDKFVNEMLERLGIDYFDVFLIHNINVPWLKNAMNANTFEYIKKMKEKGVAKEIGISFHEKSDLLKEVLDEYGEILDVALLELNYLDWEDPSIEAHKCYDLCVEHGLDVYVMEPLKGGVIVNPSDEIRNDFEEFNPDKTIASLAIRFCASLDHVKIVLSGMNKMDDLMDNCNTYENFEVLSNEEQEFLEKMAKKLKSTLAVPCSECGYCIDVCPEMIPIQEYFHLYNTSKNQPESNIYKLYFDKLADEKVPASACDDCRTCIDFCTQQIDISKELKKVCKHFEEGFSPYG from the coding sequence ATGACTTACAAATCAAAATTCGGTTTTGGTTGCATGAGGCTTCCGAAAACCGATGAAAATGACCCAACATCAATCGACCAGGACTTATTTGACCAAATGGTCGATATCTACATGGAAAAAGGCTTTAACTTCTTTGATACCTCATACGCTTATCACAATGGAATGAGTGAAGTGGCAATCAGGAAGGCTGTCGTTGAGAGATATCCTCGTGAATCATTTAAAATTTGTGATAAAATGCCAACCTGGGCACTAACCTGCGAAGAGGACAACGACAAATTTGTAAATGAAATGCTTGAAAGGCTTGGAATCGATTATTTTGACGTATTTTTAATTCACAATATTAATGTTCCATGGCTTAAAAATGCAATGAATGCCAATACCTTTGAATACATTAAAAAAATGAAAGAAAAAGGTGTTGCAAAAGAAATTGGAATCAGTTTCCATGAAAAATCAGATTTATTAAAGGAAGTCCTTGACGAATATGGTGAAATCCTTGATGTGGCCTTGCTTGAGCTCAACTATCTTGATTGGGAAGACCCATCAATTGAAGCCCATAAATGCTATGACCTGTGCGTTGAACATGGACTGGATGTTTATGTTATGGAACCTCTAAAAGGAGGGGTTATTGTAAATCCTTCTGATGAAATAAGAAATGATTTTGAGGAGTTTAATCCCGATAAAACGATAGCCAGCCTTGCAATTAGATTCTGCGCATCACTTGATCATGTCAAAATTGTTCTAAGCGGCATGAACAAAATGGATGATTTAATGGATAACTGCAACACATACGAAAATTTTGAAGTTTTAAGCAATGAAGAACAAGAATTTCTTGAAAAAATGGCAAAAAAACTCAAATCAACACTCGCCGTTCCATGCAGCGAATGCGGATACTGCATTGATGTTTGTCCTGAAATGATTCCAATTCAAGAATACTTCCATCTATACAATACTAGCAAAAACCAGCCCGAATCCAACATCTACAAATTATATTTCGATAAGTTAGCTGATGAAAAGGTACCTGCCAGTGCCTGTGATGATTGTAGAACCTGCATTGACTTTTGCACTCAGCAAATTGATATTTCTAAAGAATTAAAAAAAGTTTGCAAACATTTCGAAGAGGGTTTCAGTCCATATGGATGA
- a CDS encoding DEAD/DEAH box helicase — translation MSEVNNIDMFKNDVRYRENIAHIETIPAKKASFKKVDNLDDKIISYLDSKDAKLYKHQADAYEAIKNDENVIITTPTASGKTLAFNLPIMETMIGDEKATALYIYPAKALSNDQLHVLEDLERELDIKINPRTYDGDTPRNEKKGIREKSRIVLTNPYQLHLILSWHHQWSRFYKNLRYIVIDEAHYYKGVFGSNVAFLIKRLKRIANFYGSYPQFILSSATLANPLELANRLTGEEFLLIDEDTSPSGEKDFILYNPFKNYVRNKVYTQNTPSVHMETENIFMYLMLKNIQTLCFTVSRKTTELIAMWAKKDMTQVKGKLAHRIAAYRAGYQAQERREIEEGLKSGKYLGVTCTNALELGINIGSLDAVIISGYPGTMISTWQQSGRAGRSNQKSIAILIAFENQLDQYFMNNPKFFFDKPHENAIIDLSNPILQEAHLLCAAKELPIKIGECEKYFGIDEEILDDLVSKKYLHENHRGDYMYPYDDNPAMDHSLDQISSEEFKVMNNGRLLETMERSQVYREAHEGAILINKGDTYVVNSINLARGYVNVSQQTVDYHTMVLNKTEINIRKKLSKTKYGKLTINFGELTVSEDYFKYKKMHFSKPIGTYPLDLPPLKFNTKGLWFTIPKRVKDTLDDMFPNEEEVFQGGLHGAEHALIGLFPLHTMCDRFDIGGLSTNYHEDTQEATIFIYDGYEGGIGICEKAVDVFVDLLNSTIDLLNNCSCQSGCPSCIYSPKCGNDNKPLHKNATKYILEYMKKLISKDVEGEKEEVIVEEIVEKSSEMDEAYELYEKQDYSASKDILNNILSNDKHNVDALVLMAQILFDQDQRDISLLFTRKALAIDKANEKANELEVLLTDRSSKKEEIVLDSMDDVDTLYEEAYDLYEQGDLDTSAEILEKIIGFDDRNPEVLALMGLIYYHSGIFPKAVEYYRKASKINKDGEMVNELKIRIS, via the coding sequence ATGTCTGAGGTTAACAATATTGACATGTTTAAAAATGATGTGAGATATAGGGAAAATATCGCTCATATTGAAACAATACCAGCTAAAAAAGCTAGTTTTAAAAAGGTCGATAATTTAGATGATAAAATAATCAGCTATCTTGATTCAAAAGATGCAAAGCTTTATAAACATCAGGCAGATGCATATGAAGCCATTAAAAACGATGAAAACGTTATTATAACAACTCCAACAGCATCAGGCAAAACGTTGGCATTTAATTTGCCGATTATGGAGACCATGATAGGGGATGAAAAGGCAACTGCCCTTTACATTTATCCTGCAAAGGCCCTGTCCAATGACCAGTTGCACGTTTTGGAAGATCTGGAAAGGGAATTGGACATTAAAATCAATCCCCGCACATATGATGGGGACACGCCAAGAAATGAAAAGAAGGGTATCCGTGAAAAATCAAGGATTGTCTTAACAAATCCATACCAGCTGCACCTAATTTTATCATGGCACCACCAATGGTCAAGATTTTACAAGAATCTTAGATACATAGTAATTGATGAGGCACATTACTATAAGGGTGTTTTCGGATCAAACGTTGCATTTTTAATCAAAAGGTTAAAGAGGATAGCTAACTTTTACGGTTCATATCCACAGTTTATCCTGTCTTCGGCAACTTTGGCTAATCCGTTGGAATTGGCGAATAGATTGACAGGTGAAGAGTTTTTATTAATTGATGAGGACACATCACCAAGCGGTGAAAAGGACTTTATTTTATATAATCCATTTAAAAATTATGTAAGAAACAAGGTTTATACCCAAAATACTCCATCGGTTCACATGGAAACAGAAAACATATTCATGTACTTGATGCTGAAAAACATCCAAACATTGTGTTTTACCGTTTCAAGAAAAACCACAGAACTCATTGCCATGTGGGCTAAAAAGGACATGACTCAAGTGAAGGGTAAACTGGCCCATAGAATAGCCGCATATAGGGCAGGCTATCAGGCTCAGGAAAGGCGTGAAATAGAAGAAGGCCTTAAAAGCGGAAAATATTTGGGAGTTACATGTACAAACGCACTGGAACTTGGAATAAATATAGGCTCACTTGATGCAGTTATCATTTCAGGTTATCCCGGAACAATGATTTCAACTTGGCAACAGTCAGGAAGAGCTGGAAGAAGCAATCAAAAATCAATTGCTATTCTAATCGCTTTTGAAAACCAGTTAGATCAGTATTTCATGAACAATCCTAAGTTTTTCTTTGATAAGCCACATGAAAATGCAATCATTGACTTGTCCAATCCAATCCTGCAGGAAGCTCACCTGTTGTGTGCTGCTAAAGAATTGCCTATAAAAATAGGGGAATGCGAAAAATATTTCGGCATCGATGAGGAAATATTGGATGATTTGGTTTCTAAAAAATACCTTCATGAAAACCACAGGGGAGACTATATGTATCCCTATGATGATAATCCTGCAATGGACCATTCACTTGACCAGATTTCCTCTGAAGAATTCAAAGTAATGAATAATGGAAGGCTTTTGGAGACAATGGAACGTTCCCAGGTTTATAGGGAAGCGCATGAAGGAGCCATTCTAATTAATAAGGGAGACACATATGTTGTCAATAGCATTAATTTGGCCAGGGGTTATGTGAACGTTTCACAGCAAACCGTGGATTACCATACTATGGTTTTGAACAAAACCGAGATTAACATTAGAAAGAAATTGTCCAAAACCAAATATGGAAAACTAACAATCAACTTCGGTGAGCTAACCGTAAGCGAAGATTACTTCAAATATAAGAAAATGCACTTTTCAAAACCTATTGGAACATATCCTCTGGATTTACCTCCTTTAAAGTTTAATACAAAAGGGTTATGGTTTACAATTCCAAAAAGAGTAAAGGATACTTTGGATGACATGTTTCCAAATGAAGAAGAGGTATTCCAAGGGGGGCTTCATGGAGCAGAACATGCACTTATCGGTCTATTCCCGCTCCATACAATGTGTGACAGGTTTGACATAGGTGGATTATCAACCAACTACCATGAGGATACGCAGGAAGCAACAATCTTTATTTATGATGGTTATGAAGGAGGAATAGGCATCTGTGAAAAGGCGGTTGATGTTTTTGTTGATCTTTTAAATTCTACAATTGATTTATTGAACAATTGCTCTTGCCAAAGCGGATGTCCATCATGCATTTACTCTCCGAAATGCGGAAATGATAATAAACCGCTTCACAAAAATGCCACAAAGTATATTCTTGAATATATGAAAAAACTGATTTCCAAAGATGTTGAAGGCGAAAAGGAAGAGGTCATCGTTGAAGAGATAGTTGAAAAATCAAGCGAAATGGATGAAGCATATGAATTATATGAAAAGCAGGATTATTCAGCTTCAAAAGATATCCTGAACAATATTTTATCTAATGATAAGCATAATGTTGATGCGCTAGTCCTGATGGCACAAATATTATTTGACCAAGACCAAAGGGATATTTCTTTGCTGTTTACAAGAAAGGCATTGGCTATTGATAAGGCAAATGAAAAGGCCAATGAACTGGAAGTTTTGCTGACGGATAGGTCTTCAAAAAAAGAGGAAATAGTTTTGGATTCTATGGATGATGTCGATACGTTGTATGAAGAGGCATATGATTTATACGAACAGGGCGATTTGGATACCTCGGCCGAAATTCTTGAAAAGATAATAGGTTTCGACGATAGAAATCCAGAAGTGCTTGCCTTAATGGGGCTGATTTATTATCATTCTGGAATATTTCCGAAGGCGGTAGAATATTACAGAAAAGCCAGTAAAATAAATAAAGATGGTGAAATGGTCAACGAATTGAAGATAAGGATTTCTTAA
- a CDS encoding DEAD/DEAH box helicase, giving the protein MISYEEFEDVVVNILKRDISSNQDQKKAILSPPNKSLFIVAGPGSGKTTVMVLKILKYIFVDDVNPNEILATTFTRKAADELYSRILGWGDEIKNYLIDNMDDDNFENILKIDRIDFNQINIGTTDSIAEELLRDYKKPGENQAIVIEEFVANSAMIKILIDGEKYLNKELVEYLKELSGKEKIEEPSKLSEILIEIKNRIYYDQVDFNELYEKTQKGSGARLALECIKEYETTLKNRNTIDFAMLESKFLKKLKNGDLKTFMDEIKIVLIDEYQDTNLIQEDIYFTIAKSALENDGNITVVGDDDQSLYRFRGATVDLFTNYQKRIKERLGIDVEEINLRTNYRSTENIIEHCNQFAELDKEYQNARVENKPKIIAPDFEKDKMPILGMFRNNPEMLAVDLAKLINKLVNKGECQLKVLEVLDKEYYEKVNGEISIARLQQIKSQKIREGKEVKKITLKLDSDYGSASDIAILSYSPKELQYGKRSFLYFLRRNLKRFNNPIEMFNPRGIDLQDIDVVGVFCGLILECIDPESSFQNSDKTIPNLAKRNMRRWRVKAQEYIKLNPEPREPITLSQFVTSWQIRRPRGYDEWPKSASLMELAYKITTWIEELQDDVEGIVYLEAITKSITQTGFFNDYHSNISFRSPKQERDSVLEAIWNIFIPLSTGGVSIDESLLETLPDDRVNVLSIHQSKGLEFPLVVVDVGSRFKTNNIKTQRLRFPKTLKDEATIEDTIRQYSSIGKNDRSEKDRSFDDLTRLYFVAFSRAESVLLLVGLNSAIEGYTNKNNHYDIPNVALGWSRDEEYVGFNEIYLI; this is encoded by the coding sequence ATGATTTCATATGAGGAATTTGAAGATGTTGTCGTGAATATATTAAAAAGAGACATCTCTTCAAATCAGGACCAGAAAAAAGCAATATTATCACCACCCAACAAATCCCTTTTCATTGTAGCCGGTCCAGGATCTGGAAAAACAACAGTAATGGTTCTTAAAATACTCAAATACATTTTTGTCGATGACGTTAATCCTAATGAGATATTGGCCACAACATTTACAAGAAAAGCTGCCGATGAACTATACTCCAGAATACTCGGTTGGGGAGATGAGATTAAAAATTATCTAATAGATAACATGGATGATGATAACTTTGAAAATATCCTAAAAATAGATAGGATTGATTTTAACCAGATAAACATCGGTACAACAGACAGCATAGCCGAAGAATTACTTAGAGACTATAAAAAACCTGGGGAAAATCAGGCAATTGTTATTGAAGAGTTTGTTGCAAACTCTGCAATGATAAAAATCCTTATTGATGGTGAAAAATACCTTAACAAGGAGCTGGTTGAATACCTGAAGGAACTAAGCGGAAAGGAAAAAATTGAAGAACCCTCTAAACTAAGCGAAATTCTCATTGAAATTAAAAATAGAATCTATTATGACCAAGTAGACTTCAATGAATTGTATGAAAAAACACAGAAGGGAAGCGGCGCTCGCCTTGCACTTGAATGCATAAAAGAATATGAAACAACCCTTAAAAATAGAAATACAATTGATTTTGCAATGCTTGAATCAAAGTTCCTCAAAAAACTAAAAAACGGCGATTTAAAAACCTTTATGGATGAAATAAAGATTGTATTGATTGATGAATATCAGGATACCAATCTGATTCAGGAGGACATCTACTTTACAATAGCAAAATCAGCGCTTGAAAATGATGGAAACATAACCGTTGTAGGTGACGATGACCAGTCCCTTTACCGGTTTAGGGGAGCGACAGTAGATCTGTTTACAAATTATCAAAAACGTATCAAAGAAAGGTTAGGCATTGATGTTGAAGAAATCAACTTAAGAACAAACTACCGTTCAACAGAAAACATTATTGAACACTGCAATCAGTTTGCAGAACTTGACAAGGAATATCAAAACGCAAGAGTGGAAAACAAGCCAAAAATTATTGCTCCTGATTTTGAAAAGGATAAAATGCCTATTTTAGGAATGTTCAGGAATAACCCTGAAATGCTTGCAGTGGATTTGGCTAAATTAATAAATAAATTGGTGAATAAAGGAGAATGCCAATTAAAAGTTTTAGAAGTTCTGGACAAGGAATATTATGAAAAAGTGAATGGCGAAATCAGCATTGCAAGATTGCAGCAAATAAAAAGTCAAAAAATAAGAGAAGGAAAAGAAGTCAAGAAGATAACACTCAAATTGGATAGCGACTACGGTTCCGCTTCAGATATTGCAATCCTTTCATACTCACCAAAAGAGCTCCAATACGGAAAGCGTTCATTCTTATACTTTTTAAGAAGAAATCTCAAACGATTTAATAATCCAATTGAAATGTTCAATCCAAGAGGAATTGACCTTCAAGACATTGATGTTGTAGGAGTGTTCTGCGGTTTAATTCTAGAATGCATAGACCCCGAATCCAGCTTCCAAAATTCAGATAAGACAATTCCAAACCTGGCCAAGAGAAACATGAGACGCTGGAGAGTGAAAGCCCAAGAATATATAAAACTAAATCCTGAGCCAAGAGAACCTATTACATTATCACAATTCGTTACATCATGGCAGATTAGAAGGCCAAGGGGATATGATGAATGGCCAAAATCAGCGAGTCTTATGGAACTTGCATATAAAATAACAACTTGGATTGAAGAATTGCAGGATGATGTTGAAGGAATCGTATATCTGGAGGCAATTACCAAATCAATTACTCAAACCGGATTTTTCAATGATTACCATTCAAATATCTCATTTAGAAGTCCGAAACAGGAAAGAGATTCCGTGCTTGAGGCCATCTGGAATATTTTCATCCCATTATCAACCGGAGGAGTCAGCATTGATGAATCACTGCTTGAAACTCTGCCTGATGATAGGGTGAATGTTTTATCAATCCACCAATCCAAGGGATTGGAGTTCCCATTGGTCGTTGTTGATGTAGGCTCCAGGTTTAAAACCAATAATATCAAGACTCAAAGATTGAGATTTCCTAAAACCCTCAAGGATGAAGCTACCATTGAAGACACTATAAGACAATACAGCTCAATTGGTAAAAATGACAGAAGTGAAAAGGACAGATCTTTTGATGACTTAACAAGACTGTATTTTGTTGCATTTTCAAGAGCTGAAAGTGTTTTGTTATTGGTTGGCCTTAACTCAGCTATTGAAGGTTATACCAATAAAAACAATCATTATGATATACCGAATGTCGCTCTTGGATGGAGCAGGGATGAAGAATATGTTGGATTTAATGAGATTTATCTTATATAG
- a CDS encoding PD-(D/E)XK nuclease family protein: MKLPSRSKSYMIPEYSLTGDLLSFLTCNLQYRYQNKGTLPPSKPVQRWFGEFIHGVLEEAYIQWKQEQTQFPWDWKRDIRPIEELIDLRLQVRGLYPHDEDLFFSILNQPDKDLTIDDLNEHDHQKLASARAERAINIWGKHLFPLIDSSELLIKGIRKMPDYNEHTSRSNYYGINGVVDVLTSMKINKSLEQSTLDNFNNKIIEFLKKDSDFQKRISKFSDGDDYEIIIDYKGMKRPPLKMIDSKAEDKWETHKQQILTYSWLRSKQEDAKPIVAGIIFYLNELVPSKEDLVLIKDELNNNLTDVGYEYENDVRLIEKWQEEDKAPELSNDFKIERSIRIINVDEKEQDNALLKFDSVVANIENSLIKEMNGCKIQDSWKADSDERTCSACDFKTFCKNNSVKTKDFKIP; encoded by the coding sequence ATGAAGTTACCGTCAAGATCTAAATCATACATGATTCCGGAATATAGCCTAACCGGAGACCTATTGTCATTTTTAACATGCAATTTGCAGTACAGATATCAGAATAAGGGAACATTGCCTCCTTCAAAACCTGTCCAGAGATGGTTCGGAGAATTTATTCACGGAGTGCTTGAAGAAGCATACATACAATGGAAACAGGAACAGACACAATTCCCATGGGACTGGAAAAGAGATATCAGACCGATTGAAGAGCTAATAGACTTGAGATTGCAGGTCAGAGGACTTTATCCTCACGATGAAGATTTGTTTTTCAGCATATTGAATCAGCCGGACAAGGATTTGACAATTGACGATTTGAATGAGCATGACCACCAGAAATTGGCCAGTGCCAGAGCTGAAAGGGCCATAAACATTTGGGGAAAACATTTATTCCCATTAATTGACTCTTCAGAGCTTTTAATCAAAGGCATTCGTAAAATGCCCGATTACAACGAGCATACAAGCAGATCCAATTATTATGGTATTAATGGAGTTGTTGATGTATTAACCTCTATGAAAATTAATAAAAGCTTAGAACAAAGCACTTTGGATAATTTTAACAATAAAATAATTGAATTCCTTAAAAAGGATTCTGATTTTCAAAAAAGAATTTCAAAATTCAGCGATGGAGATGACTATGAAATAATTATCGACTATAAGGGAATGAAAAGGCCTCCTTTAAAAATGATTGACTCCAAAGCTGAAGACAAATGGGAGACTCATAAACAGCAGATACTAACATATTCATGGCTTAGGTCAAAACAAGAGGATGCAAAGCCAATAGTTGCCGGAATTATTTTCTATTTAAATGAATTGGTTCCATCAAAAGAGGATTTGGTCTTGATTAAAGACGAATTGAACAACAATTTAACTGATGTTGGATATGAATATGAAAATGATGTTAGACTAATTGAAAAATGGCAGGAAGAAGACAAAGCCCCTGAATTAAGCAATGACTTTAAAATTGAGAGATCCATCAGGATAATCAATGTTGATGAAAAAGAACAGGATAATGCTCTTTTAAAGTTCGACAGCGTTGTGGCCAATATTGAGAATTCATTGATTAAAGAAATGAACGGGTGTAAAATACAGGACTCCTGGAAAGCAGATTCCGATGAAAGAACTTGCAGTGCATGCGATTTTAAGACATTCTGTAAAAATAACAGTGTTAAAACAAAAGACTTTAAAATTCCTTAA
- a CDS encoding DUF169 domain-containing protein, with amino-acid sequence MTNLETNKKYCEVIESKIKLDAKPVAMKLIKTEDDLPDGIDLIDEKIRHCEMVRKASLGDTFYSTIDQQMCLGGAGAIGLRDMPEKLANGEKYFSLGRFQDLETAKNLTSKLSIIKDISWGIIYAPLDEADFEADVIQVITEPVGGMKLAQSIVYKTGEKINPSFAGIQSLCGDAFANPYLSEGVNFTLGCDGSRKAADIKDNEMTVGISKAKIEEVISGLESI; translated from the coding sequence ATGACTAATTTAGAAACAAATAAAAAATATTGTGAAGTTATCGAAAGTAAAATTAAGCTCGATGCAAAACCTGTTGCAATGAAATTAATTAAAACTGAAGATGACTTGCCTGATGGCATCGATTTAATCGACGAAAAAATCAGACACTGTGAAATGGTTAGAAAAGCTTCTTTAGGAGATACATTCTATTCAACTATTGACCAACAAATGTGTTTGGGAGGAGCAGGTGCTATAGGACTTAGAGATATGCCTGAAAAATTAGCTAATGGAGAAAAATATTTCTCATTAGGCAGATTCCAAGATTTAGAAACCGCTAAAAATTTAACCAGCAAACTTTCAATTATCAAAGACATCAGTTGGGGAATCATATATGCTCCATTGGATGAAGCTGATTTTGAAGCAGACGTTATCCAAGTCATAACTGAACCAGTTGGCGGAATGAAACTTGCTCAAAGTATCGTTTACAAAACTGGTGAAAAGATCAACCCATCATTTGCAGGTATCCAATCACTATGTGGAGACGCATTTGCAAATCCATACCTAAGCGAAGGAGTTAATTTCACTTTAGGTTGTGATGGTTCCAGAAAAGCGGCTGATATTAAAGACAATGAAATGACCGTTGGTATTAGTAAAGCTAAAATCGAAGAGGTTATTTCAGGTTTAGAATCAATCTAA
- a CDS encoding NTP transferase domain-containing protein, with protein sequence MSISTIITAAGKNSRMRRDQISRNIELKNKLILPFKNKTVIETTIDNALSANVDDCIVVLGHYSSEIKEAIFDNYKDSVKFIENNPVDVGLSVSLFNGLSNTDSEFALCITADQPTVSTETFNRMIEVSQNSQDPYRTISILRRRKTGLLDTAEGLGMPFVAPRENLMKYLENEDDNLNPILRKIFADGYMFYGIKEKNEEELININHYDDYLKLLD encoded by the coding sequence ATGTCAATCTCAACTATCATTACAGCCGCTGGAAAGAACTCCAGAATGAGAAGAGATCAGATTTCTCGAAACATCGAATTAAAAAATAAACTTATTTTGCCCTTTAAAAATAAGACGGTTATAGAGACAACAATTGATAATGCATTATCTGCAAATGTAGATGATTGTATTGTGGTACTTGGCCATTATTCTAGTGAGATTAAAGAAGCAATTTTTGATAATTATAAAGACTCTGTAAAATTCATAGAAAATAATCCTGTTGATGTAGGTTTATCAGTATCTCTTTTCAATGGATTGTCAAATACCGATTCTGAATTTGCATTATGCATAACTGCCGACCAACCGACAGTATCAACAGAAACATTCAATAGGATGATTGAAGTTAGTCAGAATTCACAAGACCCTTACAGGACAATATCAATTTTAAGAAGAAGAAAAACAGGTCTTTTAGACACTGCTGAAGGATTGGGGATGCCTTTCGTTGCACCGCGTGAAAATTTAATGAAATATTTGGAAAATGAGGATGATAACCTTAATCCGATTTTAAGGAAAATATTTGCGGACGGCTATATGTTTTATGGAATAAAAGAAAAAAATGAAGAAGAATTAATTAATATTAATCATTATGATGATTATTTAAAGCTTTTAGATTGA
- a CDS encoding Mur ligase family protein produces the protein MKAAVIGLGVEGKKALNSLINHGWEIYATDLNINVDLSGLNLPMLSMNMIDENQTVSIVGDGITVDLGFTNPYAIEQCDAIAISPSMFGGSFATKLLENGFLLSDVLDKHKDIFTIGITGTNGKTTTVHMLREILESAGKKVLVGGNGGGGFSGYYDLILEANEGEYDILLVEVCDMTLDFCRYCFDFDMIGLTNIGNDHMDVHKTIANYKDSLVRFFSNKEIFTAFNQDFNADFKESASKTIPYFEYQDELKLFGKFNLLNAGLATAIARELKIPKDIIRSTLAEFNAVEGRLNVYKINNASVYVGKTDNSDALASVLTEKDFYAIFLGTPRRNEVHRLDILDVAVKYNPEVIVLFPGLDDTLDIAIYRLNSLGYMGNIITVNTLDEIIELVAEYSHEDAILIGGNGQDTIIDIQERIKLISEKLSR, from the coding sequence ATGAAAGCAGCAGTTATTGGATTAGGTGTAGAAGGAAAAAAAGCATTAAACTCTCTTATAAACCATGGATGGGAGATTTATGCTACTGATTTAAATATTAACGTTGATTTATCTGGCTTGAATTTACCAATGTTGTCTATGAATATGATTGATGAAAATCAGACAGTTTCAATTGTGGGTGACGGTATAACTGTGGATTTGGGTTTTACAAACCCTTACGCCATTGAACAGTGTGATGCAATAGCCATTAGCCCCAGCATGTTTGGCGGGTCATTTGCAACAAAATTATTGGAAAACGGTTTTCTTTTAAGTGATGTTTTAGATAAACATAAAGATATTTTCACAATTGGAATAACAGGAACAAACGGCAAGACCACTACTGTCCACATGTTAAGGGAAATCTTGGAAAGCGCCGGCAAAAAGGTATTAGTTGGCGGAAACGGTGGGGGAGGATTTTCAGGCTATTATGATTTAATCCTTGAAGCCAATGAAGGAGAATATGACATATTATTGGTTGAAGTATGCGATATGACCCTTGATTTTTGCAGATACTGCTTTGATTTTGACATGATTGGGCTTACAAACATCGGCAATGACCATATGGATGTTCACAAAACCATTGCAAACTATAAAGATTCCTTAGTAAGATTTTTCTCAAATAAAGAGATATTTACTGCATTCAATCAAGATTTCAATGCTGATTTCAAAGAATCCGCTTCAAAAACAATTCCTTATTTTGAATATCAAGATGAATTAAAATTATTCGGTAAATTCAATTTGCTCAATGCGGGCTTGGCAACTGCCATCGCAAGAGAATTAAAGATTCCTAAGGATATTATCAGGTCAACACTTGCCGAATTTAATGCTGTTGAAGGCAGATTAAACGTTTATAAAATCAATAATGCATCAGTTTATGTTGGAAAAACTGATAATTCGGACGCATTAGCTTCTGTATTGACTGAAAAGGATTTTTATGCAATATTTCTTGGAACCCCTCGTCGCAATGAGGTGCATCGTTTAGATATTTTGGATGTTGCCGTCAAATATAATCCTGAAGTCATTGTATTGTTCCCAGGTTTGGATGATACATTGGATATTGCAATTTATAGGCTAAATTCCTTGGGTTATATGGGAAATATCATTACTGTCAACACTCTTGATGAAATTATTGAGTTGGTTGCAGAGTATTCGCATGAAGATGCAATATTAATAGGCGGTAATGGTCAAGATACAATTATAGATATTCAAGAAAGAATTAAATTAATCTCTGAGAAATTGTCTAGATAG
- a CDS encoding nuclease — translation MFEDERDDKIYNLIISNGTDLKGEYRQFVEKVYSKTDFLWKESISSSYSTAGEEFYKKVDRIILLSGLYKDNKDTFHDLLEAAEKYNIPIVLVRPYGVEEVPEILEEKAATIVGWNANCIIDSIKDSIDVI, via the coding sequence ATGTTTGAAGATGAAAGAGATGACAAAATTTATAATTTAATCATAAGTAACGGCACTGACCTGAAAGGAGAATACAGACAATTTGTTGAAAAGGTTTACTCAAAAACTGATTTTTTATGGAAAGAATCCATTTCATCTTCTTATTCAACAGCCGGCGAAGAATTCTACAAAAAGGTAGATAGAATTATCCTATTATCCGGTCTTTACAAAGATAATAAAGATACCTTCCATGATCTTTTAGAGGCAGCTGAGAAATATAACATACCAATTGTTTTGGTAAGGCCATACGGCGTTGAAGAAGTGCCTGAAATATTGGAAGAAAAGGCCGCAACCATTGTCGGATGGAATGCCAACTGCATAATTGATTCTATCAAAGATTCAATTGATGTAATATAA